One part of the Parambassis ranga chromosome 8, fParRan2.1, whole genome shotgun sequence genome encodes these proteins:
- the LOC114440454 gene encoding ferritin, liver middle subunit produces MDSQVRQNYHRDCEAAINRMVNMELYASYTYTSMAFYFSRDDVALPGFCHFFKENSDEEREHAEKLLSFQNKRGGRIFLQDIKKPDRDEWGSGLEAMQCALQLEKNVNQALLDLHKLASEHADPHLCDFLETHYLNEQVEAIKKLGDHITNLSRMDANSNKMAEYLFDKHTLGGKS; encoded by the exons ATGGATTCCCAAGTGCGTCAGAACTACCACCGTGACTGCGAGGCCGCCATCAACCGGATGGTAAACATGGAGCTGTATGCGTCCTACACCTACACCTCCATG GCTTTTTACTTCTCCCGGGATGATGTGGCCCTTCCAGGCTTCTGCCATTTCTTCAAGGAGAACAGCGACGAGGAAAGGGAGCACGCAGAGAAGCTGCTGTCCTTCCAGAACAAGAGAGGAGGACGCATCTTCCTCCAGGACATCAAG AAGCCTGACCGTGACGAGTGGGGCAGCGGCCTGGAGGCCATGCAGTGCGCTCTGCAGCTGGAGAAGAACGTCAACCAGGCTCTGCTGGACCTGCACAAGCTGGCCTCTGAGCACGCTGACCCTCAT CTGTGTGACTTCCTGGAGACCCACTACCTGAACGAGCAGGTGGAGGCCATCAAGAAGCTGGGCGACCACATCACTAACCTGTCCCGCATGGACGCCAACAGCAACAAGATGGCGGAGTACCTGTTCGACAAGCACACCCTGGGGGGCAAGAGCTAA
- the aldh16a1 gene encoding aldehyde dehydrogenase family 16 member A1, whose amino-acid sequence MAGSTTKTVYDLFQSMECAPAAPSGDATAQAWLDHHSRSLGLFVDSKFVRPADRQSCSLADSKGRVLCSTTCAEEADISQCASSAVNGLEAWRSLSCYQRSKVLLRLVGVLGQHGQCVSELCELCEASCSPATLVRMLQYYSSWAELRDTLMSNWTPLGVVAVVSSDDCSLYSLMLKVLPALAMGNSVIIVPGRCTAPPALLLAQLFTAAGLPAGALNVLTGSDVTLGAKVAQNPNISYVTYSGNKQDGVMLSKATAGMGVPLSVSPYIGATCPFIIFETADLDSAVDEVIEAAFKKRREVCWVLCVQENVVDRVVNRLKLRLAGRKCVALSSDAERDLVDAAVQEAEHQGATLIQSCAPPPSAAQYPPTVLCGVAPASPCVATPSPGPLLPLMIFRSNTEAVTLGNHSPHGLAASIWTEDLTLALETAKSLAVGSVWVNSHSVLDPCLPVSGHKDSGTSTDGGQEGLFQFLCPSSSSSPPLPHSSPIPMDYSKFGTGARPTAVIPGDSNTASAPQSYLQFVGGKACKSVSGSSVAVQSPGGGSVLAYCPDGGRKDVRNAVEAAAKVQPGWMKKAPSARAQSLHALAKGLEAKRRDLSTSIHVQTGLSVDEADREVELSVGRLSVWAAYCDKIQGGSLPVPKPGTALSIPEPLGVLGVVLPEKNPLLSMVTILAAAIATGNAIIMVPSEKNPLPVLAFIQVLQSSDLPAGLVNVITGSRDQLTVALANHSVIKAIWYWGSAEGCQYLQHTCTSPLKTLRLFCQKDEEGSDGGKDWTRSDPALLEDMWRNAVEWKSVWISTA is encoded by the exons ATGGCTGGTAGCACCACTAAGACGGTGTACGATCTTTTCCAGAGCATGGAGTGCGCCCCAGCAGCACCTTCAGGCGACGCGACCGCACAG GCCTGGCTCGACCATCACTCCCGCTCTCTGGGTCTTTTCGTTGACAGCAAGTTTGTCCGTCCAGCCGACAGACAGAGCTGCTCCCTGGCTGATTCTAAGG GCAGGGTTCTGTGCAGCACCACTTGTGCTGAAGAGGCTGATATTTCCCAGtgtgcctcctctgctgtgaaTGGCTTGGAGGCTTGGAGGAGCCTGAGCTGCTACCAGAGGTCCAAAGTGCTGCTCAG GCTGGTGGGCGTCCTCGGGCAGcatggtcagtgtgtgtcagagctgtgtgagctgtgtgaggCCTCCTGCTCACCTGCCACCCTCGTCAGAATGCTGCAGTACTACAGCTCTTGggcagagctcagagacacGCTTATGTCCAACTGGACACCTCTGG GTGTGGTGGCTGTTGTCAGCTCAGACGATTGCTCTCTCTACTCTCTTATGCTCAAAGTCCTGCCAGCGCTGGCCATGG GTAACTCTGTGATCATCGTGCCTGGCCGGTGCACTGCCCCTCCAGCCCTCCTGTTGGCGCAGCTGTTCACAGCCGCAGGGCTTCCTGCTGGGGCTCTTAATGTcttaacaggaagtgatgtgacGTTGGGTGCTAAAGTGGCCCAGAATCCCAACATCAGCTATGTCACTTACAGCGGCAACAAGCAG GATGGGGTGATGCTGAGTAAAGCCACAGCAGGGATGGGCGTCCCCCTGTCGGTCTCCCCATACATCGGCGCCACGTGTCCTTTCATCATCTTTGAGACGGCTGACCTGGACAGTGCCGTAGATGAAGTGATTGAGGCTGCCTtcaagaagaggagagag GTCTGCTGGGTGTTGTGCGTGCAGGAGAATGTGGTGGACCGTGTTGTGAACCGTCTGAAGCTGCGTCTGGCTGGGAGAAAGTGTGTCGCCCTGTCCAGTGATGCGGAGAGAGACCTGGTGGACGCTGCAGTACAGGAGGCTGAGCACCAGGGGGCAACA TTGATTCAGTCCTGTGCTCCCCCACCGTCTGCTGCTCAGTACCCTCCCACTGTGCTCTGTGGAGTCGCCCCTGCCTCGCCATGTGTAGCCACACCCTCGCCTGGACCACTGCTGCCTCTCATGATCTTCAGGAGCAACACAGAAGCTGTGACTCTGG GGAACCACAGCCCACACGGCCTGGCAGCATCCATCTGGACCGAAGACCTGACCCTGGCTCTAGAGACCGCCAAAAG TCTGGCCGTGGGCTCAGTGTGGGTGAATTCCCACTCTGTGCTTGACCCCTGTCTACCTGTGTCTGGTCACAAGGACAGCGGCACCAGCACTGATGGAGGACAGGAA GGTTTGttccagtttctgtgtccatcctcttcttcctcccctcctcttcctcattcctCCCCTATCCCTATGGACTACTCAAAGTTTGGCACAGGAGCCCGCCCAACAGCCGTCATTCCCGGTGACTCAAACACTGCCAG TGCTCCTCAGTCCTACCTGCAGTTTGTCGGGGGTAAGGCCTGTAAATCAGTCTCTGGCAGCAGTGTGGCTGTTCAGTCACCAGGAGGCGGCAGCGTGTTGGCCTACTGTCCAGATGGAGGCCGGAAAGATGTTCGCAACGCCGTGGAGGCCGCTGCCAAAGTCCAGCCTGG ctggatgaaAAAAGCTCCTTCTGCACGCGCTCAGTCGCTGCATGCTCTGGCCAAAGGCCTAGAGGCAAAAAGACGAGACCTGTCCACATCGATCCACGTCCAGACCGGCCTGTCAGTGGACGAGGCAGACAGGGAGGTGGAGCTCAGCGTCGGCAGGCTCAGTGTTTGGGCAGCTTATTGTGATAAAATCCAGGGAGGATCTCTG CCCGTTCCAAAGCCTGGCACTGCTCTCTCCATCCCTGAGCCCCTGGGAGTCCTGGGGGTGGTGCTACCTGAGAAAAACCCCCTCCTCTCCATGGTAACCATTCTTGCAGCTGCCATCGCCACTGGCAACGCCATCATCATGGTGCCCAGTGAAAAGAACCCACTGCCAGTGTTAGCATTCATTCAG GTGCTCCAGTCTTCAGACCTTCCAGCAGGTCTGGTAAACGTCATCACAGGAAGTCGAGACCAGCTGACCGTGGCTCTCGCTAATCACAGCGTCATCAAGGCCATCTGGTACTGGGGCAGTGCTGAG GGATGTCAGTACCTGCAGCACACCTGCACCAGCCCGCTGAAAACCCTGCGCCTGTTCTGCCAAAAGGACGAGGAGGGGAGTGACGGAGGGAAGGACTGGACTCGGTCTGATCCCGCTCTCCTGGAAGACATGTGGAGAAATGCAGTGGAGTGGAAGAGTGTGTGGATTTCCACTGCGTAG